One Lachancea thermotolerans CBS 6340 chromosome F complete sequence DNA window includes the following coding sequences:
- the RBK1 gene encoding putative ribokinase (similar to uniprot|P25332 Saccharomyces cerevisiae YCR036W RBK1 Putative ribokinase): MKVYVCGSLNYDLVTFTDRIPDAGETYRANKFETHAGGKGLNQTIAVSKLLSADQGVKVSMIGHVGDDSFAGELIEILNRNGVDTRLVTALKGVNTGVATIIVEQRTGQNRILISEGANGHTKFDENHLEVMFPPESQGEGPFYVIFQNEIPGTISAMRWLKQNRPESVIVYNPSPFKDVERGDWSLVDLLVVNEIEALQVLESGFGAAVMAEYKSKINVDFVAGYKEVAINLQSKLISGKSSSFVVITLGEKGCVFASEESQKAQFVEALRVENVIDTTGAGDTFLGGVVSQLCTNHSLRDSVAFATKASSLSIQRSGAAESIPVHSEI, encoded by the coding sequence ATGAAAGTTTACGTATGTGGCTCCTTGAACTACGACTTAGTAACTTTTACGGATCGTATTCCTGATGCAGGTGAGACATACAGAGCGAATAAGTTTGAAACACATGCAGGTGGAAAGGGGTTGAACCAGACCATAGCTGTGTCCAAACTTTTAAGCGCAGACCAGGGCGTCAAAGTGTCAATGATTGGACACGTCGGCGACGACTCGTTCGCTGGTGAGCTCATCGAAATTCTCAACCGAAATGGGGTTGATACTAGGCTAGTGACAGCTCTTAAAGGAGTTAATACAGGGGTTGCTACAATTATCGTTGAGCAAAGAACCGGGCAGAACAGGATTCTTATCTCAGAAGGAGCAAACGGGCATACTAAGTTCGACGAAAATCACTTGGAAGTAATGTTCCCGCCAGAATCACAGGGCGAAGGACCATTTTATGTGATCTTCCAAAACGAGATTCCCGGCACTATTTCTGCTATGCGCTGGTTGAAACAAAATAGACCTGAGAGCGTCATTGTGTATAATCCGTCTCCTTTCAAGGACGTTGAGCGAGGCGACTGGTCCTTGGTTGACCTGCTGGTAGTTAATGAGATCGAGGCACTCCAAGTCCTGGAGTCGGGCTTTGGTGCTGCAGTAATGGCTGAGTACAAGAGCAAGATCAATGTTGACTTTGTTGCTGGTTACAAGGAGGTTGCGATAAATCTACAGTCGAAACTAATCAGCGGCAAATCGTCGAGTTTTGTTGTAATCACTTTGGGCGAAAAAGGTTGTGTGTTTGCTTCTGAAGAGTCACAAAAAGCGCAGTTCGTTGAAGCACTTCGCGTCGAAAACGTAATAGACACAACTGGCGCAGGGGACACTTTTTTGGGAGGAGTCGTTTCTCAGCTCTGTACAAACCATTCGTTGAGAGATAGCGTTGCATTTGCAACAAAGGCCAGTTCACTAAGCATTCAACGTAGCGGCGCGGCAGAAAGTATCCCAGTGCATTCTGAAATCTAG
- a CDS encoding elongation of very long chain fatty acids protein (similar to uniprot|P25358 Saccharomyces cerevisiae YCR034W FEN1 Fatty acid elongase involved in sphingolipid biosynthesis acts on fatty acids of up to 24 carbons in length mutations have regulatory effects on 1 3- beta-glucan synthase vacuolar ATPase and the secretory pathway) yields MLSTAQTYANEMIQKYPVLEQFQPTLDRPFFNISLWENFDTAMRYATNGKFIPSEFQFVPGKLPLSELPQVIAAITTYYVVIFGGRFLLQGSQPFQLNALFQLHNLFLTTLSLTLLVLMVEQLVPMIARNGLYYAICNIGAWTQPMVTLYYMNYITKYIEFIDTVFLVLKHKNLRFLHTYHHGATALLCYTQLVGTTAISWVVISLNLGVHVVMYWYYFLAARGIRVWWKEWVTRFQIMQFVLDIGFIYFAVYQKVSHLFFPQLPHCGDCVGSTTATFSGCAIISSYLFLFVAFYIEVYKRRGTKKSRIVKRVRGGVAAKVNEYVNVDVAHTSTPSPSPARK; encoded by the coding sequence ATGCTGTCTACTGCCCAAACCTACGCCAATGAAATGATACAGAAGTATCCTGTATTGGAACAATTTCAGCCCACTCTGGACCGtccctttttcaatatttctTTGTGGGAGAATTTCGACACGGCTATGCGCTACGCAACAAACGGCAAGTTTATTCCAAGCGAGTTTCAGTTCGTCCCTGGTAAACTGCCGTTAAGTGAACTTCCGCAAGTTATTGCCGCTATTACTACATACTATGTGGTGATCTTCGGCGGCAGGTTTTTGTTACAAGGCTCGCAGCCTTTCCAGCTTAATGCGCTATTCCAACTTCACAACCTATTTTTGACGACCCTCTCACTGACATTGCTAGTGCTCATGGTTGAACAGTTGGTCCCTATGATAGCTCGCAATGGTCTGTATTATGCCATTTGCAACATTGGAGCATGGACTCAGCCAATGGTGACCCTGTATTACATGAACTATATTACCAAGTACATCGAGTTTATTGACACTGTgtttttggttttgaagcacaagaaCCTGAGGTTTTTGCACACTTACCACCACGGGGCCACCGCGCTCTTGTGCTACACCCAGTTGGTGGGTACCACTGCTATTTCATGGGTTGTGATCTCTTTAAACCTTGGTGTCCATGTTGTGATGTATTGGTACTACTTTTTGGCTGCCCGTGGAATTAGAGTTTGGTGGAAAGAGTGGGTGACTCGCTTTCAGATCATGCAGTTTGTCTTGGATATCGGTTTTATCTATTTTGCCGTTTATCAGAAAGTTTCACATCTCTTCTTCCCACAGCTTCCACACTGCGGAGATTGTGTTGGTTCAACTACTGCGACATTTTCTGGCTGTGCCATTATTTCCTCGtacttgttcttgtttgttGCATTCTATATTGAGGTCTACAAGCGTAGGGGAACCAAGAAGTCCAGAATTGTGAAGCGCGTTCGTGGTGGTGTTGCTGCTAAGGTCAACGAATACGTGAACGTTGATGTTGCCCACACTTCTACCCCATCGCCTTCCCCTGCTCGTAAATGA
- the RRP43 gene encoding exosome non-catalytic core subunit RRP43 (similar to uniprot|P25359 Saccharomyces cerevisiae YCR035C RRP43 Ribosomal RNA Processing): MTESLELRPITFHPDVLARIAPELSMQRHLSLGLRPSLRSFEEFRNVEISDGGLSFASNADIDRKGNNILGSNVLKCGKTMVVTSITGGIVEENISGSRVDDESTESSNRADRLSRFAQVHPVVEVERGRVGAPTDEEMTLSQRLRDCVLHSGLIPKKALDVAVGIRSTDSEGISSILYPDEEENTISSGLKSRRKWSYVLYAKIQVFSRDGPLFEICWNSLIYALKTTQLPRAFVDERTADLKIPVSMRGRSATFRETFDIICDASKFQPLVLNEENVAFASNFAIIDVDPETELPKDEDEMQVDQGGSVLLADIQGEAEEASVFSTISIISSDAGRLKHFKVIGGGLNASMEHLKKSLNLAKLRASDLSAKSSSGDR, encoded by the coding sequence ATGACAGAATCGCTTGAGCTACGCCCCATAACATTTCATCCCGATGTCCTGGCTCGAATCGCGCCTGAGCTGTCGATGCAGAGACATTTATCTCTTGGACTAAGGCCGAGCTTAAGAtcatttgaagaatttcGCAATGTTGAAATAAGCGATGGAGGGCTTTCGTTTGCATCCAATGCCGATATCGACCGTAAGGGGAACAACATCCTTGGATCCAACGTGTTAAAATGCGGTAAAACGATGGTGGTTACATCGATTACTGGCGGCATTGTTGAGGAAAACATATCTGGTTCCCGTGTGGACGACGAAAGCacagaaagctcaaataGAGCAGACAGGCTATCACGGTTTGCTCAAGTTCACCCTGTAGTGGAAGTTGAAAGAGGCAGAGTCGGCGCACCCACGGATGAGGAAATGACGTTATCACAAAGGCTGCGCGACTGCGTACTACATTCTGGTCTTATTCCTAAAAAAGCGCTTGATGTCGCAGTCGGTATTAGGTCGACAGACTCAGAGGGCATTTCGAGTATTCTTTATcctgatgaagaagagaataCCATATCCAGCGGCCTCAAATCTCGGAGAAAGTGGTCCTACGTTTTATACGCTAAGATTCAAGTTTTCAGCCGAGACGGACctctctttgaaatttgcTGGAACTCACTAATTTATGCTCTAAAAACCACACAGCTTCCGCGTGCTTTTGTCGATGAACGAACTGCCGACCTCAAAATTCCAGTGAGTATGAGAGGACGGAGCGCAACATTCAGGGAGACTTTTGACATAATTTGCGACGCCTCCAAATTTCAGCCGCTTGTTCTCAATGAGGAAAACGTTGCTTTCGCGTCGAACTTCGCCATAATCGATGTAGATCCTGAAACCGAGCTGCCAaaggacgaagacgaaatgCAGGTTGACCAAGGGGGCTCTGTTCTTTTAGCAGACATACAAGGGGAGGCTGAAGAGGCTTCTGTTTTCTCCACAATCTCCATCATCTCTAGCGATGCTGGGAGACTGAAGCACTTCAAAGTTATCGGCGGTGGTTTGAACGCGTCTATGGAGCATCTTAAGAAGTCATTGAATTTAGCAAAACTAAGGGCCTCTGACTTGAGTGCCAAGTCTTCGAGCGGTGACAGGTGA
- the SNT1 gene encoding Snt1p (some similarities with uniprot|P25357 Saccharomyces cerevisiae YCR033W SNT1), producing MAPLNRVGEKKPYQYTNADPRHMPYSRTSGTLPAGSTARSAPSESAPPHSSGSVHRPSRYNPSSTSRPHTPFGTVHSKPRTGSRYNPEPGFVQSGSRGSSETRRFPNSPNAPSSSRYSFQAAAPIPKASHHSYYNPQYSRRRPSSATDGYDPASHGYTARSKWKEPYGSASGAAYDGRMSPSNTSPVPPLSKPPYYNRYHGTTVHQNIHAQPYSSRYGHYRKEHSSQDSSYTTSNKFPLYENEHSLGSSLINSVPQTSRKTEERVSNNHERIDLQKTVNDDSVKREEPSSLNTTPSDTKSGQTDNADENNAESAPKEEEAVYNKPGKHDIIRKAHSIEDFNEAHPSQPTSSSDDQGAAGSTDTYFAAKPVEKPSHLPSRHSSEAAQGYTQPLNEVESCIFPLPEAETKLWELKNRDRESIVKNQKYLLKSPVTCLQEYPFMSQNILVHEQAVRPILVKSLSKLQDYERLRKLQLKWQFLKLDEKWTKNCQMLEAVSEEVKKVDHATTDSTEEESQFSKSKEKEEREQQSRASSRRRNRADFVDDNEIENVLLRIDPDYKHHQLAAKIPPMIIDPVKKFAVKYKDVNNLVTDKNKWATRVLRDGIDTFTSAEHDLFVEGYLAYPKRFGKISQFMGGLRKPQECVLHYYKTKKETNYKQLLVEKNKRRKINAGRRRREKDKEKTSAAVPEQSGQEAEEMSERNDSNFTEKERTMDETEDEEVDQGAQIKEAAFGPAEKVEDTSIVSTGSNVALPDGPRGLVQQQQEEVSAQDLSMENEEDTESKKRKIQEIEEVTNDLPNLQPIAPAFASEDKDATDIDESRRPFKADDNEKVQARKKTKHSDGYHKSSYWSVKETNLFPELLREYGTQWALISERLGTKSTTMVRNYFQRNADQMGWQALVESSNSESPENKLNTQFGNSDATPGAYDTVPMQQAPTVSIFSQIHRDAATPMQLPIASVSAMDSFSQQSTPQGLPPPRLPSIQLGLSTDQAERKPLLLSDSHSSNSAHAPEAMPSVHFAPSVAINNSSCPSPATSSQAGISSRRSSIKNLLNNDDHTDSNSAWSKQRAVELPPIAFPEVNATAPVVVQELRSSNFTSDTAAPSPSSNLPPKQPSFLNSILNAASAPASQSPHVPTGTAPRTRYSVSSATRPILPPVGLSTATAPTPARPREFNFANDPLAALAAVASAPEALVSLIPQDGGASNSSTQQKPSNTGP from the coding sequence ATGGCACCACTGAATAGAGTTGGCGAGAAGAAGCCTTACCAGTACACTAACGCGGATCCTCGACACATGCCATACTCTAGGACATCGGGCACGCTCCCCGCTGGCAGCACTGCCCGATCAGCGCCTTCAGAGTCAGCGCCACCGCACTCTTCTGGCTCAGTCCATCGGCCCTCAAGGTATAACCCTAGTTCGACGAGCAGGCCGCACACGCCATTCGGGACAGTGCATTCGAAGCCCAGAACGGGCAGTCGATACAACCCCGAGCCTGGATTTGTACAGAGCGGCTCTCGTGGCAGCTCAGAAACAAGGCGCTTTCCCAATAGCCCTAATGcgccttcttcaagccGCTATAGCTTTCAAGCCGCGGCTCCAATTCCCAAGGCGAGCCACCACAGCTACTACAACCCACAATACAGTCGACGGAGACCCTCAAGCGCAACAGACGGCTACGACCCGGCATCACATGGTTACACTGCTCGCAGCAAATGGAAGGAGCCTTACGGCTCCGCAAGCGGGGCTGCTTATGATGGCCGTATGTCACCCTCGAACACATCTCCAGTACCGCCGCTCTCGAAGCCGCCCTACTACAATCGATATCATGGCACCACAGTTCACCAGAATATTCATGCGCAGCCTTACTCAAGCAGATACGGTCACTACAGAAAAGAGCACTCTTCCCAAGACAGCTCTTATACGACCTCCAATAAGTTTCCTTTGTACGAAAATGAGCACTCGCTTGGATCTAGCCTGATAAACTCGGTTCCTCAGACCTCTAGAAAAACCGAGGAGAGAGTTAGCAACAACCATGAACGGATTGACCTTCAGAAAACAGTTAATGACGATTCAGTTAAACGCGAGGAGCCTTCGTCTCTCAATACAACGCCTAGTGATACAAAGTCTGGGCAAACGGATAACGCCGATGAAAATAACGCAGAATCCGCTccgaaagaagaagaagcggtTTATAACAAACCTGGAAAGCATGACATAATACGCAAAGCACATTCGATCGAGGATTTCAATGAGGCCCATCCAAGCCAACCAACTTCGTCCTCTGACGATCAAGGCGCTGCTGGAAGCACGGACACTTATTTTGCTGCTAAACCTGTCGAAAAGCCCAGTCATTTGCCTTCAAGGCATAGTTCGGAAGCTGCACAGGGTTACACTCAGCCCCTTAACGAGGTTGAAAGCTGCATTTTCCCACTACCAGAGGCGGAAACGAAACTATGGGAGCTAAAAAATAGAGACAGAGAATCTattgtcaaaaaccaaaaataCCTTTTGAAGAGTCCCGTAACCTGTCTTCAGGAGTACCCTTTTATGTCACAAAATATATTAGTGCATGAGCAGGCAGTAAGGCCAATCCTGGTAAAATCTCTGTCTAAACTCCAAGACTATGAGCGGTTGCGCAAGTTGCAGTTGAAGTGGCAATTCCTGAAACTCGATGAAAAATGGACGAAGAACTGTCAGATGCTGGAAGCTGTCAGTGAAGAAGTTAAGAAGGTTGATCACGCAACTACGGATTCcacagaggaagaaagccagttttcaaaatctaaggagaaggaggaaCGTGAACAGCAAAGCCGAGCCAGCAGTCGACGGAGGAACCGCGCTGATTTTGTCGATGACAACGAAATTGAAAACGTTTTGTTGCGGATTGATCCTGATTATAAACACCATCAATTAGCAGCGAAAATCCCCCCTATGATTATTGATCCTGTCAAGAAGTTCGCGGTTAAATACAAGGATGTTAATAATCTGGTGACAGACAAGAACAAATGGGCAACTCGTGTCTTGAGAGACGGAATCGATACGTTCACTTCTGCAGAGCATGACCTTTTTGTGGAGGGCTACTTAGCGTATCCAAAGAGGTTTGGGAAGATATCTCAGTTTATGGGTGGTCTTAGAAAGCCGCAGGAATGTGTTCTGCATTACTATAAAACGAAAAAGGAAACCAACTATAAACAGCTTTTggttgaaaaaaacaagagaCGTAAGATTAATGCAGGCCGCCGCCGTAGGGAGAAAGATAAAGAAAAGACTTCGGCGGCTGTTCCTGAACAAAGCggacaagaagctgaggaAATGTCTGAGAGAAATGACTCCAATTTCACCGAAAAGGAAAGAACTATGGATGAGACggaagacgaagaggtCGATCAAGGCGCACAAataaaagaagcagcaTTCGGGCCGGCTGAAAAGGTCGAAGACACCTCAATTGTTTCAACTGGTTCAAATGTTGCGTTGCCAGATGGACCCCGAGGTCTGGTacagcaacagcaggaGGAAGTTAGTGCACAAGATTTGTCTATGGAAAATGAGGAGGACACTGAGtcaaaaaagcgcaaaaTCCAGGAAATCGAAGAAGTAACCAATGACCTTCCAAACCTGCAGCCCATTGCCCCCGCTTTTGCTAGTGAGGATAAAGACGCTACTGATATTGACGAATCTAGACGCCCGTTCAAAGCCGACGACAACGAAAAGGTCCAGGccagaaagaaaacaaagcacaGCGACGGATATCATAAATCCAGTTACTGGAGTGTCAAGGAGACTAACTTGTTCCCGGAACTACTGAGGGAATATGGTACACAGTGGGCTTTAATATCGGAAAGACTGGGTACGAAATCAACTACTATGGTTAGAAACTATTTCCAAAGGAATGCAGATCAAATGGGCTGGCAAGCTCTCGTTGAGAGCTCCAACTCCGAATCGCCAGAGAATAAGTTGAATACTCAATTCGGAAACAGCGATGCTACCCCAGGTGCATATGATACCGTCCCGATGCAGCAGGCGCCAACTGTTAGCATCTTTAGCCAAATTCATAGAGACGCCGCAACCCCAATGCAACTCCCTATAGCTTCGGTCTCCGCAATGGATAGCTTTTCTCAGCAGTCTACCCCACAAGGTCTTCCTCCGCCCAGACTGCCATCCATCCAACTTGGTCTATCCACTGATCAGGCAGAACGGAAGCCACTATTGTTGTCAGACTCCCATTCCAGCAATTCAGCACACGCACCTGAGGCGATGCCTTCTGTCCATTTTGCGCCCAGCGTTGCCATCAACAACTCTTCATGTCCATCACCAGCTACTTCTTCTCAGGCAGGCATTAGTAGCAGAAGGTCGTCCATAAAGAACCTCCTCAACAATGATGACCATACCGACAGTAACTCGGCGTGGTCAAAGCAGAGGGCGGTCGAGCTGCCACCCATCGCTTTCCCTGAGGTCAATGCTACCGCGCCAGTCGTTGTTCAAGAATTGAGAAGCTCTAATTTTACGTCAGACACAGCTGCGCCATCCCCCTCCTCAAATCTGCCCCCAAAGCAACcttcatttttgaactccaTCCTGAATGCGGCGTCGGCTCCAGCTTCGCAGTCTCCTCATGTGCCGACCGGCACCGCACCTCGCACCCGGTACTCGGTCTCTTCAGCTACACGACCTATACTGCCACCCGTTGGTCTATCAACGGCTACTGCACCAACTCCAGCCAGGCCTCGCGAGTTCAATTTCGCTAATGACCCTCTGGCAGCTCTCGCGGCTGTCGCTTCTGCGCCCGAAGCTCTAGTTTCGCTCATACCGCAGGACGGCGGAGCGTCAAACTCCAGCACCCAACAAAAACCCTCCAACACAGGGCCCTAA